The Fusarium falciforme chromosome 7, complete sequence genome window below encodes:
- a CDS encoding Sacchrp-dh-NADP domain-containing protein, with amino-acid sequence MASTEPYEITVLGATGWTATICAEHIAKTFPTTTRWCIAGRSADKLERLRQSLRAINPDRLEPAIHTIPRLDAKSLDPLVVNTKVLINGIGPYHRYGTPVVESCARNGTHYVDFSTETAWIADMIRDYHSLAKQSGAIIIPAISGSSSPSDLVA; translated from the coding sequence ATGGCCTCTACTGAGCCTTACGAAATCACCGTACTCGGTGCCACCGGGTGGACAGCTACTATTTGCGCCGAGCATATTGCCAAGACCTTCCCAACAACCACGAGATGGTGCATTGCTGGTCGGTCAGCCGACAAGCTCGAACGTCTCAGGCAGAGTTTAAGAGCTATCAACCCAGACCGACTTGAACCGGCAATCCACACTATTCCCCGACTTGATGCCAAGAGTCTTGACCCGCTCGTTGTCAACACCAAGGTTCTCATCAACGGCATTGGACCCTATCACCGATATGGAACCCCTGTGGTTGAGTCCTGCGCTCGAAATGGCACCCATTATGTCGACTTCAGCACCGAGACAGCTTGGATTGCCGACATGATTCGTGACTACCACAGTCTGGCGAAACAGTCAGGAGCCATCATTATTCCAGCCATCTCAGGCTCGAGCTCTCCGTCCGACCTGGTGGCATGA
- a CDS encoding Sacchrp-dh-NADP domain-containing protein, which yields MSRMQGGSLHTVLDVAEHCGIGGWLNGDSWILSQAPKPLKTPPVGLLGYRYDLVLGHLGTSFVAWGNQSVVQRSASFDVRTYGRDFIFREYIPTSSFFSAAIVHVITKIGIILLCISWFRSFVRGKALDPGSGPDREESRRVESAEWKATAYMKGEKEPVAVAEFGYQGALVDMAAILAVEAAATIMEMAEVKADGSPIVGLLTPSTLGLWFVDRLKKARFTLGVYRV from the coding sequence ATGTCAAGAATGCAAGGCGGCTCACTTCACACTGTTCTTGACGTGGCCGAGCACTGCGGTATTGGCGGGTGGCTGAATGGAGACTCGTGGATCTTGTCCCAGGCACCGAAGCCCCTCAAAACACCCCCAGTTGGTCTCCTTGGTTATCGTTATGACCTTGTCTTGGGCCACCTTGGGACGTCATTTGTTGCATGGGGGAACCAATCAGTTGTCCAACGCTCTGCCAGCTTCGACGTCCGAACCTACGGTCGAGATTTCATTTTTCGCGAGTATATTCCAACTTCCAGTTTCTTCTCTGCGGCCATCGTCCACGTTATCACCAAGATCGGTATTATCCTCCTCTGTATTTCTTGGTTCAGATCATTTGTTCGTGGAAAGGCGCTTGATCCTGGATCTGGCCCAGACAGAGAAGAAAGCAGAAGAGTTGAGAGTGCTGAGTGGAAAGCTACGGCGTATATGAAAGGGGAAAAGGAGCCTGTGGCCGTGGCGGAATTTGGGTACCAAGGTGCACTAGTTGACATGGCTGCCATCCTAGCCGTTGAAGCTGCAGCCACGATTATGGAGAtggccgaggtcaaggctgaTGGATCACCTATAGTTGGTCTTCTAACACCCTCCACATTGGGTTTGTGGTTTGTTGATCGGCTGAAGAAAGCAAGATTCACTTTAGGCGTGTATCGAGTATGA
- a CDS encoding Zn(2)-C6 fungal-type domain-containing protein, with the protein MVNYGVSRGCETCKKRRKKCDEARPSCQRCLKSRRVCPGYKDDGMLVFRHYQPVDNTSALQFDRWSPRTNVLLEDFALDIFLDSFVVQSHDRRQSQGFLDGMHSLLANADSACTLISAARVITLASIANRTRRHSLLEAAQKRYGQLLMNFTTHLSREKTGISFKYFLTAVLLGLYEVGFGQVVQNCYEF; encoded by the exons ATGGTCAACTACGGCGTTTCCCGGGGCTGCGAGACATGCAAGAAACGACGCAAGAAG TGTGACGAGGCCCGCCCT TCTTGCCAACGCTGCCTTAAATCTCGTCGAGTATGCCCCGGCTACAAGGACGATGGGATGCTGGTGTTCCGACATTATCAACCTGTTGATAACACCAGCGCATTGCAATTTGACAGATGGTCTCCTCGAACAAACGTACTACTCGAAGACTTTGCACTCGACATCTTTCTAGACAGCTTCGTTGTCCAATCTCACGATAGACGACAATCACAGGGGTTTCTGGACGGGATGCACTCCCTACTCGCCAATGCCGATTCCGCTTGCACCCTTATCTCTGCAGCTAGAGTTATTACCCTTGCGTCAATAGCCAACCGCACTAGACGGCACAGTCTATTGGAGGCTGCACAAAAACGGTACGGCCAGCTTCTGATGAACTTTACCACCCATTTGTCACGAGAAAAGACAGGCATCTCATTCAAGTATTTTCTCACCGCCGTATTGCTGGGGCTATATGAGGTGGGTTTTGGACAGGTAGTGCAAAATTGCTACGAATTTTAA
- a CDS encoding DUF2235 domain-containing protein, which produces MTHAESPSAAADNGEEHKKLILCFDGTGNTFSGTNADTNVVKILRKLDRNHPNQFHYYQTGIGTYDVNESSVDKTYLGEMRSSFSKTIDQGFGTTFDAHVIAGYRFLMRYYETDARIYIFGFSRGAFTAKFLARMVNKVGLLCKGNEEMVPFAYRLYERALKCESDDRVAAQKEKQTATGQKTKVYTNGSHCKDQVEHLLGGDAVVKESKATQAATKEIEAFSQTLCRNAGDVSKHKNIKVFFLGMWDCVNSVAVVEKSAPAPVGVAGTAEHVRHAVAVDERRVKFKPALLAQDIRHNYHEYDKFEDVKLDDIHEVWFPGNHGDIGGGWPALELPKIEDMGFWQRIKHYWTTLKAKNQDEPLDDSRLQMSDMALEWMIREVDIVGQKDPKSKVHWCPTGLATFKQLMNDEEKVKELVIKGFMHDCLSFGRGTALFKVMMWKLMEILPFIPRWELNDLAEKEEDKGWEPYRGWPNKGAYRDIPRRAILHDSLKRRLEEVESYYPKNSHGAKEPCLRPNHKGDIAVMDEVQLNFVVDYKGAVTEAARTKREEEVKKEDPWHVRHQTWQLNPPGTIQLC; this is translated from the exons ATGACACACGCTGAGTCTCCTTCAGCGGCTGCTGACAATGGTGAAGAGCACAAGAAGCTTATCCTGTGCTTCGATGGCACTGGCAACACTTTCAGCGGCACTAATGCTGATACAAATGTGGTCAAGATCCTCCGGAAGCTCGACCGCAACCATCCCAACCAGTTCCACTATTATCAGA CCGGTATTGGTACCTACGATGTCAATGAATCCTCCGTGGATAAAACCTATCTTGGTGAGATGCGGAGCTCATTTTCCAAGACTATTGACCAGGGCTTTGGAACAACCTTTGATGCCCACGTCATTGCCGGTTATCGCTTCCTGATGCGGTACTACGAGACC GATGCGAGAATTTACATCTTTGGCTTCAGTCGTGGCGCCTTCACAGCCAAGTTCCTCGCTCGCATGGTCAACAAGGTTGGCCTGCTTTGCAAGGGTAACGAGGAGATGGTCCCCTTTGCCTATCGCCTGTATGAGCGTGCTCTCAAGTGCGAGAGTGACGATCGTGTCGCCGCACAAAAAGAGAAGCAAACTGCTACTGGCCAGAAGACCAAAGTCTACACCAACGGCAGTCATTGCAAGGATCAAGTTGAACATCTGCTGGGCGGCGACGCCGTCGTCAAGGAAAGCAAGGCAACGCAGGCAGCGACCAAGGAGATCGAGGCCTTCAGCCAAACCCTTTGCCGGAATGCAGGCGACGTTTCCAAGCACAAGAACATcaaggtcttcttcctcggtaTGTGGGACTGCGTCAACTCAGTCGCAGTTGTTGAGAAGAGTGCTCCAGCCCCAGTTGGAGTTGCTGGCACAGCTGAACATGTCCGTCacgctgttgctgttgatgagCGACGTGTCAAGTTCAAGCCTGCCCTTCTTGCTCAAGACATTCGACATAACTACCATGAATACGACAAGTTTGAGGATGTCAAATTGGACGACATCCATGAAGTCTGGTTCCCCGGTAACCATGGTGACATCGGCGGCGGATGGCCAGCCCTTGAGTTGCCCAAGATCGAAGACATGGGCTTTTGGCAACGAATCAAGCACTACTGGACGACCCTGAAAGCCAAGAACCAGGATGAACCACTTGACGACTCACGCTTGCAGATGAGCGACATGGCATTGGAGTGGATGATCCGTGAGGTTGATATTGTGGGCCAGAAGGATCCCAAGTCCAAAGTTCACTGGTGTCCCACTGGCCTGGCCACGTTCAAACAGTTAATGAACGACGAAGAGAAGGTGAAGGAGCTGGTGATCAAGGGGTTCATGCACGATTGCTTGTCTTTTGGCCGTGGAACTGCCTTGTTCAAAGTCATGATGTGGAAGCTCATGG AAATCCTGCCATTCATTCCACGATGGGAACTGAATGACCTTgccgagaaggaagaagacaaGGGATGGGAGCCTTATCGCGGCTGGCCCAATAAGGGCGCCTACCGCGACATCCCACGAAGAGCAATTCTTCACGACTCCCTGAAGCGTCGACTGGAAGAGGTCGAGAGCTATTACCCTAAGAACAGCCATGGAGCCAAGGAACCATGTTTGAGACCCAACCACAAGGGAGACATCGCCGTGATGGACGAGGTGCAACTTAACTTTGTCGTCGATTACAAAGGTGCGGTCACAGAGGCAGCCAGAAcgaagagggaggaggaggtaaAGAAGGAGGACCCATGGCATGTTAGACACCAGACCTGGCAGCTCAACCCACCCGGGACCATTCAACTCTGCTAG